One window from the genome of Pelodictyon luteolum DSM 273 encodes:
- the clpP gene encoding ATP-dependent Clp endopeptidase proteolytic subunit ClpP — protein sequence MANINFGFEHHASKLYSGAIEQGIQNSLVPMVIETSGRGERAFDIFSRLLRERIIFLGSGIDEHVAGLIMAQLIFLESEDPERDIYIYVNSPGGSVSAGLGIYDTMQYIRPDVSTVCVGMAASMGAFLLASGAKGKRASLPHSRIMIHQPSGGAQGQESDIIIQAREIEKIRRLLEEILASHTGKDVQQVREDSERDRWMNAEEALDYGIIDQVFAKRPAPEKKD from the coding sequence ATGGCAAACATCAATTTCGGTTTCGAGCACCACGCCTCAAAGCTCTACTCGGGTGCGATAGAACAGGGTATCCAGAACTCGCTGGTGCCGATGGTCATCGAGACCTCAGGCCGCGGTGAGCGGGCCTTTGACATCTTTTCCCGTCTGCTCCGCGAGCGCATCATCTTCCTCGGCAGCGGCATCGACGAGCATGTCGCCGGACTCATCATGGCGCAGCTGATTTTCCTTGAGTCTGAAGATCCTGAGCGCGATATCTACATTTATGTAAACTCCCCCGGCGGCAGCGTATCGGCCGGCCTCGGCATCTACGATACCATGCAGTACATCCGCCCCGATGTGTCGACGGTATGCGTCGGCATGGCGGCAAGCATGGGCGCGTTCCTGCTTGCCAGCGGCGCAAAGGGCAAGCGGGCCTCGCTTCCCCATTCGCGCATCATGATCCACCAGCCCTCCGGCGGCGCACAGGGCCAGGAGAGCGACATCATCATCCAGGCGCGAGAGATCGAGAAGATCCGCCGCCTGCTTGAAGAGATCCTCGCCAGCCATACCGGCAAGGATGTACAGCAGGTGCGTGAGGACTCCGAGCGCGACCGCTGGATGAACGCAGAGGAAGCCCTCGACTACGGCATCATCGACCAGGTGTTCGCAAAACGCCCCGCCCCGGAAAAGAAAGACTGA
- a CDS encoding S1 family peptidase — protein MLKRLILLITLSVSVLSPFADAAPPAPQSVKRALTLTPETSVATAFLIAPGYLLTANHAVRGKQRLYVAKERDRVFTAAKVVGYSDELDIAIIAASVQGRPLEFGQWQTFPRGAETFVLGFPKIGNYVSEKRITAGIFNGDQKFRGREDWFQLSAEIQRGNSGSPVIGPDGRVYGLISHKLDAQKALQKYGDFPQNVNFALKSSLILNFLEGYHIKVRSAVFDPVKELRPYQVFAGNQDSIFLLLGTSKAD, from the coding sequence ATGCTGAAACGACTGATTCTTCTCATAACCCTTTCGGTATCTGTTCTCTCGCCATTTGCTGATGCGGCGCCGCCTGCGCCGCAATCCGTAAAGCGCGCCCTTACCCTCACCCCTGAAACCTCCGTTGCAACCGCGTTTCTTATCGCTCCAGGCTACCTCCTCACCGCCAACCACGCAGTCAGGGGTAAGCAGCGGCTCTACGTCGCCAAGGAGCGCGATCGGGTCTTCACGGCGGCAAAGGTCGTCGGATACAGCGACGAGCTCGACATCGCCATCATTGCTGCCTCCGTTCAGGGCCGACCGCTCGAGTTCGGTCAGTGGCAGACTTTTCCGAGGGGAGCGGAGACCTTCGTGCTCGGTTTTCCCAAAATCGGCAATTACGTTTCCGAAAAGCGCATCACTGCAGGCATCTTCAACGGCGACCAGAAATTCCGGGGCCGTGAGGACTGGTTCCAGCTGAGCGCTGAAATCCAGCGCGGCAATTCAGGCAGCCCGGTGATCGGTCCGGACGGCAGGGTATACGGCCTCATCAGTCACAAGCTGGACGCGCAGAAGGCGCTGCAGAAATACGGGGACTTCCCGCAGAATGTCAATTTCGCCCTGAAAAGCTCCCTCATCCTGAATTTCCTGGAGGGGTACCACATCAAGGTGCGCAGCGCCGTTTTCGATCCCGTCAAGGAGCTTCGCCCGTATCAGGTCTTTGCCGGCAATCAGGACAGCATCTTCCTGCTTCTGGGGACCAGCAAGGCTGATTGA
- a CDS encoding type I secretion system permease/ATPase, translating into MTPYTDEADVEILEPKPVKLASNFEKIILDFARQSGKSLSLDLIRSALPQGKAQAEIEDIQDVARVCGLRIYELPKDVTRLEDEDVPALVQHNVDKFVVITRLAEGGQADVLEPEGSKEGLKLQEQAYSRNIERVYRIGFDSASLFSRWSWLLRPLEESKWAYGQVFIAAVMTNLLAMTTSIFSMVVYNRVLPNNATESLVALTIGVFIALVFDSLIKMLRSWFLDGAGSRADVRIGEKLFEQLVSIDLSAKRDSVGGLSSVMREFETLRDFLTSATLVALIDLPFVIVFLIAIFVIGGPVVLVPAVLVIVVVASGLIAQPFLSKLAQESLEEGKSKQSILVETISGLEVMKTSMATREMRKRWRESLLAQSGSAVKSRLVSQIVVNFSAFAQQIAQVMIIVVGAYEAAVGNMTMGALIAAVILAGRGMAPLGQIAGLLTRLVHAKASFLALDRFMALPLDRPPSTRFLNKEKMLGKLEFRQVNFAYPDQQQNALQDVSFTIQPGERVALLGKIGSGKSTAARLMLGLYGPSSGSVLIDDTDVRQIDPFDIRRHVSFIMQDSWLFSGSVRDNIASGALAVSDEELLRAAEIAGVHDFLGDHPNGYDLMLRERGEGLSGGQKQAISLARGLVGNRSVFIMDEPTSMMDMGSETKFVERLSQVIIGKTLVVITHRSAMLKLVDRVIIFDKGRIIADGPKSILDRKNPAPGAPPTAMAVKG; encoded by the coding sequence ATGACCCCCTATACTGACGAAGCTGACGTAGAGATCCTTGAGCCGAAACCGGTCAAGCTGGCCTCGAATTTCGAGAAGATCATTCTCGACTTCGCCCGCCAGTCCGGCAAGTCGCTGAGCCTGGATCTCATCCGCAGCGCCCTTCCCCAGGGTAAGGCGCAGGCGGAGATCGAGGACATCCAGGACGTAGCCCGTGTCTGCGGTCTGCGGATATATGAGCTGCCGAAGGATGTGACGCGCCTTGAGGATGAGGATGTTCCGGCGCTCGTGCAGCATAACGTCGACAAGTTCGTCGTCATCACCCGGCTTGCCGAGGGGGGACAGGCCGATGTGCTCGAGCCGGAGGGTTCGAAGGAGGGACTGAAACTCCAGGAACAGGCTTACTCCCGTAACATTGAGCGCGTCTACCGGATCGGCTTTGATTCGGCGAGCCTCTTCAGCCGCTGGAGCTGGCTGCTCCGTCCTCTTGAGGAGAGCAAGTGGGCTTACGGGCAGGTCTTCATTGCCGCCGTCATGACGAACCTGCTTGCCATGACCACATCGATCTTCTCCATGGTGGTCTATAACCGTGTTCTGCCAAACAACGCGACCGAGTCGCTCGTCGCCCTCACCATCGGCGTGTTCATCGCCCTTGTTTTCGATTCACTCATCAAGATGCTCCGCTCCTGGTTCCTCGACGGGGCGGGTTCCCGGGCTGACGTGCGCATCGGCGAGAAGCTGTTCGAGCAGCTGGTGTCGATAGATCTTTCGGCCAAACGCGATTCGGTCGGAGGACTCAGCAGCGTCATGCGCGAGTTTGAAACCCTGCGCGACTTCCTCACCTCCGCCACCCTTGTCGCACTCATCGATCTTCCCTTCGTCATCGTCTTCCTCATTGCGATCTTTGTCATCGGCGGCCCGGTGGTTCTTGTTCCGGCGGTGCTGGTTATTGTGGTTGTCGCTTCCGGCCTCATCGCCCAGCCGTTCCTCAGCAAGCTGGCCCAGGAGTCGCTTGAAGAGGGAAAGTCGAAGCAGTCGATCCTTGTCGAGACCATCAGCGGGCTCGAGGTGATGAAGACCTCCATGGCGACGCGCGAAATGCGCAAGCGCTGGCGCGAGAGCCTGCTCGCCCAGTCGGGTTCAGCGGTCAAGTCCCGCCTCGTCTCCCAGATAGTCGTCAATTTCAGTGCGTTCGCCCAGCAGATCGCCCAGGTCATGATCATTGTGGTCGGAGCCTACGAGGCGGCGGTGGGCAACATGACGATGGGTGCCCTCATCGCAGCAGTCATCCTTGCCGGTCGCGGCATGGCACCGCTCGGCCAGATTGCCGGCCTGCTCACGAGGCTCGTGCATGCGAAGGCTTCATTCCTTGCTCTCGACCGCTTCATGGCGCTGCCGCTCGACCGGCCGCCATCGACCCGATTCCTGAACAAGGAGAAAATGCTCGGCAAGCTGGAGTTCCGTCAGGTCAATTTCGCATACCCCGACCAGCAGCAGAACGCCCTGCAGGACGTGTCGTTCACGATCCAGCCGGGTGAGCGGGTCGCTCTTCTCGGCAAGATCGGTTCCGGCAAGAGCACGGCCGCACGGCTCATGCTCGGACTCTATGGGCCCTCTTCCGGTTCGGTGCTGATCGATGATACCGATGTCCGCCAGATCGACCCTTTCGACATCCGCCGGCACGTTTCCTTCATTATGCAGGACAGCTGGCTCTTTTCGGGTTCGGTGCGCGACAACATCGCTTCGGGTGCCCTCGCCGTTTCCGACGAGGAGCTTCTTCGGGCGGCCGAGATTGCCGGTGTCCACGATTTTCTCGGCGACCACCCGAACGGCTACGACCTCATGCTCCGAGAGCGGGGTGAGGGGCTCTCAGGTGGCCAGAAACAGGCGATTTCGCTTGCCAGGGGCCTGGTCGGGAACCGCTCCGTTTTCATCATGGACGAGCCGACGAGCATGATGGATATGGGCTCGGAAACGAAGTTCGTCGAGCGGCTCTCACAGGTGATCATCGGCAAGACGCTTGTCGTCATCACCCACCGCAGCGCCATGCTGAAGCTTGTCGACAGGGTGATCATCTTCGACAAGGGGCGCATTATCGCCGACGGCCCGAAATCGATCCTCGACCGGAAAAACCCGGCTCCGGGAGCTCCCCCCACTGCCATGGCGGTGAAAGGATGA
- a CDS encoding HlyD family type I secretion periplasmic adaptor subunit — MKFPFLKGRSAEEILAGFLSPHSEGEEASRFARFVSSSLERIDRLNRLWGGKQSTPTFLLLSITVFLAVMLIWASFAELDHVVTGQGKVVTPKQTQLIQSLEGGIIEHIYAREGDVAEEGSVLVSLDPTQAKSLYGQAQKEERAIAVRVERLLAEKEERDPVFPFELMQEEPELIAAEQAQYRERKAVLDTEFQLLDAQVSQRREERMQAEAELHRATRELELARAEYGLIKDLVDRRLEARLSLINVDRERNEALSQLNKAKVSLKRADAALAEGRFRLAQSRMNFMSQVGNEYAEGVGRLAEVRQKLQGLSDRLNRTQLVAPVNAIVNKIHVRTEGGVVQPGQPILELTPIDGKIEIEAAIQQKDIAFVHIGQTVSVKLTAYDFSRFGDIKGKVTVISPDAQQLEDGREFFQVRVELDQSYLENKGRHYPVTPGMAANVDMVIAKRTVMEYLMEPVFKLQDRAFRE; from the coding sequence TTGAAGTTTCCGTTTCTAAAGGGCAGGTCTGCCGAAGAGATCCTTGCAGGGTTCCTCTCGCCGCACTCTGAGGGTGAGGAGGCGTCGCGTTTTGCCCGGTTCGTCTCTTCCAGCCTCGAGCGCATCGACCGCTTGAACCGTCTCTGGGGCGGGAAGCAGTCGACGCCGACTTTCCTTCTGCTCTCGATCACGGTGTTTCTGGCGGTCATGCTCATATGGGCGTCGTTTGCAGAGCTGGACCATGTCGTTACCGGGCAGGGCAAGGTGGTTACACCGAAACAGACCCAGCTCATCCAGAGCCTCGAGGGGGGCATCATCGAGCACATCTATGCGCGTGAGGGTGATGTTGCAGAGGAGGGGAGTGTGCTGGTGAGTCTCGATCCCACCCAGGCAAAGAGTCTTTACGGCCAGGCGCAGAAAGAGGAGCGGGCGATTGCGGTGCGCGTCGAGCGCCTTCTTGCTGAAAAAGAGGAGCGGGATCCGGTTTTTCCTTTTGAGTTGATGCAGGAGGAGCCTGAGCTCATAGCCGCCGAACAGGCTCAGTACCGGGAACGGAAGGCCGTGCTCGACACGGAGTTCCAGCTGCTTGACGCGCAGGTAAGCCAGCGCAGGGAAGAGCGGATGCAGGCTGAAGCCGAGCTGCACCGGGCCACAAGGGAGCTTGAGCTCGCCAGGGCTGAATACGGGCTTATCAAGGATCTTGTGGACCGCAGGCTCGAGGCGCGTCTTTCGCTGATCAATGTAGACCGGGAACGCAATGAGGCCCTGTCGCAGCTCAATAAGGCGAAAGTATCCCTCAAACGGGCCGATGCGGCTCTTGCCGAAGGGCGTTTCCGTCTGGCCCAGTCGCGTATGAATTTCATGAGTCAGGTCGGAAACGAGTATGCAGAGGGTGTGGGGCGACTTGCCGAGGTTCGACAGAAACTGCAGGGTCTGAGTGATCGCCTGAACCGTACCCAGCTCGTTGCTCCGGTGAACGCAATCGTCAACAAGATCCACGTCCGCACCGAAGGCGGGGTGGTCCAGCCGGGTCAGCCGATTCTTGAGCTGACGCCGATCGACGGTAAAATCGAAATTGAAGCCGCCATCCAGCAGAAGGATATCGCTTTCGTCCATATCGGACAGACCGTCTCCGTCAAGCTTACGGCCTATGACTTCTCACGCTTCGGCGACATCAAGGGCAAAGTTACCGTCATCAGCCCTGATGCGCAGCAGCTCGAGGACGGCCGGGAGTTCTTCCAGGTCCGCGTTGAGCTCGATCAGTCCTATCTCGAGAACAAGGGCAGGCACTACCCCGTCACTCCCGGTATGGCGGCCAATGTCGATATGGTGATTGCCAAGAGGACTGTGATGGAGTATCTGATGGAGCCTGTATTCAAACTCCAGGACCGGGCCTTCAGGGAGTGA
- a CDS encoding Ig-like domain-containing protein — protein MRLKQWARRAGKRIARTVSSWPSNLGVGIGLYVSHLFYEKWAASHLELPQAEEPDDGLTLDVNAALGAAIPDPLDETSSEQEVFTVADPLPEKPPADPEEVVAPPDSEGSSVIMEFDGGEDILSYLVPSSDTGYALVADYQVYTLEYVEPQEPMYSVQEEDDDDDRGLFWLDPAAVLAVGLGFFAGTQSLYDFDELLVADNTAPVAADDDDAVDEGDTLTVGASAGVLSNDTDGDGDVLSVTALRTGTESGYGSIGTVGEALTGTYGTLTLESDGSYTYLADQAAADALGEGETATDSFTYLISDGHGGTDIAELDIVVSGVNDAPTSTDDLVASDDGATVVLALDDFGTFNDVDGDSFAGVRITALESAGDLEYYDGSQWVDVVAGQLISASDIDAWNLRYTPADDAFGTPYATIGFDVYDGTDYSASEYTLSVNVSAVNDMPAVDLKPSDATGIDNSATFVEVAGTDDGSAVVAFAAEGLNLSDIDSTDLATLKVSIDPSTVESGDRLVLGSTVIDLSDTSDNVGEVVYGGTAFSYSVTDAGEDRTVVFTSLVESGGEGAPAVISSYESLLDALKFNNTADDVTSGETRTFSVVASDGTDSSAAAVFTVTLQGTDDPSDLIFDMSAGPFIDDGEVVVNAYTSAGELLFSIEKIDGAYEIVGADAEDVQFIGEGAIIDTKIISGTEVVVVEEFQVRLFHYFGDVFLSLESGSYVDEATGATTALDVALRAVVDVPENSVSEVSVTPYTESAVRLIELAAGVEELSFDVAADAELISTYYAAAASGISELVGIDIVSTRATPVNDTEDFLAALGADATVEDIESNQYGLKLAALSELVFSDDQLASKVDYGVSSIVGDLEVTFNDDGGLDFDLISFTTTQVELTDSFTDYNSTFTYTTTDNEGNTVTNPLVPLDDNGNPVAGSTLVRDAVAPETASIRLINPESGAFFMRGYVDLVDSLNAAEESEYLEFKLIFDSVQYTATYNEELGLWQSSSYDADTRLTNSSDSTFTITSFDASTGEASWQFLLPEVVTTGTYETILVLTDRAENASLVVKSFTITDGPPELFITIADPVLYEGGTTTVTFDFSEEVTGFDLTDVFCFDTVSGLQQDALDPTLWTATLEVSSSQGLAMPMVVSVGDGAVLDRTGNENTTGASAVYTVMPSSPIVGDITMIDDTLWGTASADVIDGLTGDDILYGEGGDDLLLGHEQDDVLMGGEGDDTFLAGDGDDIVSGGYGDDIYYADAFGDFTYTQNYVVGGEGEDTVYFHYGMSEYKIAFVSASQFDFLNTLLGDEAGFRGITEYDLSFEEDLPVLRIERVDNFWEDLSGQVDYVQVEEYVFADAILQFTAVTGDLVFGTGWVLNVASADGALLMDGAYDPLQTTIGIKVEGSLYGDRLIGGLGDDVLAGGGGDDVIVSLGGDDHLYGGTGDDVLIATTAWTGADPGEVVLNGGEGADTFVFLPQDPEQGASLVIEDFSIDERDLIDITGFYHESTGGLQALTAADLVNTDFMDDYSSYLNLDDGAGYASLHLEGFVDAGGNALEDVDVRIDFDSANVPDTVSSDWFAPVDSGVLSEHWWDQLYSSLAN, from the coding sequence GGGCAGGCAAGCGCATAGCCCGGACCGTGAGTTCATGGCCATCCAATCTCGGCGTCGGCATCGGCCTCTATGTTTCCCATCTCTTTTATGAAAAGTGGGCGGCCTCGCACCTGGAGCTGCCGCAGGCGGAAGAGCCGGACGACGGGCTTACGCTGGATGTGAACGCCGCCCTTGGCGCCGCCATCCCCGATCCTCTTGACGAAACCTCCTCCGAACAGGAGGTGTTCACTGTCGCCGACCCGCTTCCTGAAAAACCCCCTGCCGATCCAGAAGAAGTTGTCGCACCTCCCGATTCCGAAGGCAGCTCCGTGATTATGGAGTTTGACGGCGGTGAGGACATCCTCAGCTATCTGGTTCCTTCTTCCGATACCGGCTATGCGCTCGTCGCCGACTACCAGGTCTACACCCTAGAGTATGTTGAGCCGCAGGAGCCGATGTACTCTGTTCAGGAAGAGGATGACGACGACGACCGTGGGCTCTTCTGGCTGGATCCGGCAGCGGTGCTTGCCGTTGGCCTGGGTTTCTTTGCCGGGACGCAGTCCTTGTATGATTTCGATGAACTCCTTGTTGCTGACAACACGGCGCCTGTTGCCGCCGATGATGACGATGCTGTCGATGAGGGGGATACGCTGACAGTAGGCGCTTCGGCTGGCGTGCTCTCCAACGACACCGACGGTGATGGCGATGTCCTGAGCGTGACGGCGCTGCGGACGGGTACGGAGTCGGGGTACGGCTCCATCGGCACGGTAGGGGAGGCGCTTACGGGCACCTACGGCACGCTGACGCTCGAGAGCGACGGCAGCTACACCTACTTGGCCGACCAGGCGGCGGCCGACGCACTGGGAGAGGGCGAGACGGCAACGGACAGCTTCACCTACCTGATCTCCGATGGCCATGGCGGCACGGATATCGCTGAGCTGGACATCGTCGTCTCGGGCGTCAACGACGCCCCAACCTCTACCGACGACCTGGTGGCGTCGGACGATGGGGCAACGGTGGTGCTTGCGCTTGACGATTTCGGCACCTTCAACGATGTCGACGGCGACTCGTTTGCCGGTGTTCGGATCACGGCGCTCGAGAGCGCCGGCGACCTCGAGTACTACGACGGTTCCCAGTGGGTCGATGTTGTTGCTGGCCAGCTTATCAGCGCCTCGGACATCGATGCCTGGAATCTCCGCTACACGCCTGCCGACGATGCATTCGGGACCCCCTACGCAACGATTGGTTTCGATGTGTACGACGGCACCGACTACAGTGCCTCAGAGTACACGCTGAGCGTGAACGTTTCGGCGGTGAACGACATGCCGGCGGTTGATCTCAAGCCCTCAGACGCTACGGGCATTGACAACAGCGCTACTTTCGTCGAGGTCGCCGGAACGGATGATGGTTCGGCGGTTGTCGCATTTGCTGCTGAGGGGCTCAATCTTTCGGATATTGACAGTACGGATCTCGCCACCCTTAAGGTCTCGATTGACCCCTCGACGGTGGAGTCCGGAGACCGGCTGGTGCTCGGAAGCACAGTGATTGATCTGTCGGATACCTCGGACAATGTCGGTGAGGTGGTTTATGGCGGCACAGCTTTCAGTTACAGCGTGACCGATGCGGGTGAAGATCGGACGGTCGTCTTCACGAGCCTCGTAGAGTCTGGAGGAGAAGGAGCCCCTGCGGTGATCTCCAGCTATGAGTCACTGCTCGATGCGCTTAAATTCAACAATACCGCCGACGATGTCACCAGCGGTGAGACGCGCACCTTCAGCGTCGTGGCTTCCGACGGGACGGATTCGAGCGCTGCGGCAGTGTTTACGGTCACGCTGCAGGGGACCGACGATCCTTCCGACCTCATTTTCGATATGTCGGCCGGGCCTTTTATCGACGACGGAGAGGTGGTCGTCAATGCGTATACCAGCGCGGGAGAGCTGCTCTTTTCGATTGAGAAGATCGATGGGGCGTACGAGATCGTCGGTGCAGATGCCGAGGATGTGCAGTTCATCGGGGAGGGGGCCATCATCGACACGAAGATCATTTCCGGTACGGAGGTGGTGGTGGTCGAGGAGTTCCAGGTGAGGCTGTTCCATTACTTCGGCGATGTGTTCCTCAGCCTCGAAAGCGGCAGCTATGTCGACGAAGCGACCGGAGCTACCACGGCGCTCGATGTTGCGCTGCGCGCAGTGGTCGACGTGCCAGAAAACAGCGTCAGCGAGGTCAGCGTCACCCCCTACACCGAGAGCGCCGTCCGGCTGATTGAACTGGCCGCAGGTGTCGAAGAGCTCTCGTTTGACGTGGCAGCGGATGCCGAACTGATTTCGACCTACTACGCCGCGGCCGCATCGGGAATCTCGGAGCTGGTCGGTATCGACATTGTCAGCACCAGGGCAACTCCTGTCAACGATACGGAAGATTTTCTTGCCGCTCTGGGGGCGGATGCCACTGTTGAGGATATCGAGAGCAACCAGTACGGCCTCAAGCTGGCAGCACTTTCCGAGCTGGTCTTCTCTGACGACCAGCTCGCCTCCAAGGTCGATTACGGGGTGTCGAGCATCGTTGGCGATCTTGAGGTGACTTTCAATGACGACGGCGGGCTGGACTTTGACCTGATTTCCTTCACCACGACGCAGGTCGAGCTTACCGACTCGTTTACCGACTACAATTCAACATTCACCTATACTACGACTGATAACGAGGGCAATACAGTGACCAATCCGCTGGTCCCCCTCGATGACAACGGCAATCCCGTTGCCGGCAGTACCCTGGTGCGTGACGCGGTGGCTCCCGAGACGGCCTCCATCCGCCTCATCAATCCCGAGTCGGGTGCGTTCTTCATGCGCGGATACGTCGACCTTGTCGACAGCCTGAATGCCGCTGAGGAGTCTGAGTATCTGGAGTTCAAGCTGATCTTCGACAGTGTCCAGTATACGGCGACCTACAACGAAGAGCTCGGCCTGTGGCAGAGTTCTTCGTATGATGCGGATACCCGCCTGACGAATTCCTCTGATTCGACCTTCACCATCACCTCCTTCGATGCCTCGACCGGCGAGGCTTCCTGGCAGTTCCTGCTCCCGGAGGTCGTCACCACCGGTACCTACGAGACGATTCTTGTCCTGACTGACCGAGCCGAGAACGCGAGCCTCGTCGTCAAGTCGTTCACGATAACCGACGGCCCGCCCGAACTCTTTATCACCATTGCCGATCCGGTGCTGTACGAGGGCGGGACGACTACGGTCACCTTCGACTTCAGCGAGGAGGTGACGGGATTCGACCTGACGGATGTGTTCTGTTTCGACACCGTTTCAGGTCTTCAGCAGGATGCCCTCGATCCCACGCTGTGGACGGCCACGCTGGAGGTGAGCAGCTCGCAGGGCCTGGCGATGCCGATGGTGGTGAGCGTCGGTGACGGCGCCGTCCTTGACCGGACCGGCAACGAAAACACGACGGGGGCGTCAGCCGTCTACACCGTCATGCCGTCGTCCCCGATTGTCGGCGACATCACCATGATTGACGATACGCTGTGGGGCACGGCATCGGCGGATGTGATTGACGGCCTGACGGGTGACGACATCCTCTACGGAGAGGGCGGTGACGACCTGCTGCTGGGTCATGAGCAGGACGATGTGCTCATGGGCGGAGAGGGCGACGATACTTTCCTTGCAGGAGACGGCGACGACATCGTGAGTGGCGGATATGGCGACGACATCTACTACGCCGACGCGTTCGGCGATTTCACCTACACGCAGAACTATGTGGTCGGCGGTGAGGGTGAGGATACAGTCTATTTCCACTACGGTATGTCGGAGTACAAGATTGCGTTCGTCTCCGCTTCCCAGTTCGACTTCCTCAACACGCTGCTCGGCGACGAGGCGGGCTTCCGCGGCATCACCGAGTATGATCTCTCGTTCGAAGAGGATCTTCCTGTGCTCAGGATCGAGCGTGTCGACAATTTCTGGGAAGACCTGTCGGGACAGGTTGACTACGTGCAGGTTGAAGAATATGTTTTTGCGGATGCAATACTGCAGTTCACGGCAGTCACCGGCGATCTGGTTTTCGGCACCGGCTGGGTGCTGAATGTCGCTTCCGCCGACGGGGCGCTCCTCATGGACGGCGCTTACGATCCGCTGCAGACTACCATCGGCATCAAGGTCGAGGGGAGTCTGTACGGTGACCGGCTGATCGGCGGGCTCGGCGACGATGTGCTTGCCGGAGGCGGGGGTGACGATGTGATCGTCTCGCTCGGCGGCGACGATCATCTGTATGGCGGTACGGGAGACGATGTGCTTATCGCCACCACGGCATGGACCGGTGCGGATCCCGGCGAGGTCGTCCTGAACGGCGGCGAGGGGGCCGATACCTTCGTGTTCCTTCCGCAGGATCCGGAGCAGGGCGCGTCGCTCGTCATCGAGGACTTTTCAATCGATGAGAGGGATCTCATCGACATCACGGGATTCTATCATGAATCGACGGGCGGGCTCCAGGCGCTTACTGCCGCCGATCTTGTCAATACTGATTTCATGGACGATTATTCCTCCTACCTGAACCTTGACGACGGTGCGGGTTATGCATCGCTGCACCTCGAAGGGTTCGTCGACGCCGGGGGCAACGCACTCGAGGACGTGGACGTCCGCATCGATTTCGATTCTGCGAATGTGCCCGACACCGTCTCTTCGGACTGGTTTGCTCCGGTCGACAGCGGGGTCCTCAGCGAGCACTGGTGGGATCAGCTCTATTCATCGCTCGCCAATTGA